DNA from Stenotrophomonas acidaminiphila:
GTACACGGCTGCCGCCCAGCGGGCGGGCGTGCAGGGTGGAGTCCTTCAGGGTGCCGATGCGGAACGCCACGTCGGTGCGCTTCTCGATCAGGTCGACGATGCCCTCGTTCGAATTCAGTTCCAACTCGACCTCCGGGTAGCGCTCGCTGAAGCCGGCGACCAGCGGCACCAGCACGTGCAGCATGAAGGGCGTGGCCGCGTCGACCCGCAGTCGCCCCGCCGGGCGCATGCGCCTGGCGGCCATCTGCTCCTCGGCTTCGTCCACCGACGCGAGGATGGCGCGTGCGTGCTGCAGGAAGGTGGCACCTTCCTCGGTCAGCTCCAGGCGCCGCGTCGTGCGCCGCAGCAGGGTGGTGTGCAGCTTTTCCTCCAGCCGCCCGAGCGCACGGCTGGTGGCCGAGATCGTCAGCCCCAGCAGTTCCGACGCGGCGGTGATCGACCCGGCGTCCACCACGGCCACGAACGCCTGCAGTTCATCGAGGGT
Protein-coding regions in this window:
- a CDS encoding LysR family transcriptional regulator, translating into MKTTLDELQAFVAVVDAGSITAASELLGLTISATSRALGRLEEKLHTTLLRRTTRRLELTEEGATFLQHARAILASVDEAEEQMAARRMRPAGRLRVDAATPFMLHVLVPLVAGFSERYPEVELELNSNEGIVDLIEKRTDVAFRIGTLKDSTLHARPLGGSRVRVLASPAYLERHGVPADPGDLARHSLLGFTQPETLNEWPLRDAAGNVVRIQPTIAASSGETLRHLALAGQGIVCLSDFMTRTDREQGRLVPLFPAQTLDVRQPVNAVYYRNTALAARITCFVDHVVETLGADPFDG